The Ancylobacter sp. WKF20 genome contains a region encoding:
- a CDS encoding recombinase family protein → MSTTIHPSGHLIGYGRTSTAEQEAGLDAQRRDLQAAGCHKVFVEQASSVGARPVLAQVLDYVREGDTLVVTKIDRLARSTVNLWELVKELGAKKVGLRVLNLGGEPVDTRSSTGNLILNIFAGFAQFEREMMLERQKEGIAKAKAEGRYTGRKPTARLKADEARRLHAEGKTPTEIAKALGIGRGSVYRAIQADASIAAM, encoded by the coding sequence ATGAGCACGACCATCCATCCATCTGGCCACCTCATCGGCTATGGCCGAACATCCACCGCCGAGCAGGAGGCAGGACTGGATGCCCAGCGCCGCGACCTCCAGGCGGCTGGGTGCCACAAGGTCTTTGTCGAGCAAGCATCCTCCGTCGGTGCGCGCCCCGTGCTAGCACAGGTCCTCGACTACGTGCGTGAGGGCGACACCCTCGTCGTCACCAAGATTGACCGGTTGGCACGCTCCACGGTCAACCTGTGGGAGTTGGTGAAGGAGTTGGGCGCCAAGAAGGTCGGTCTCAGGGTGCTCAATCTTGGCGGAGAGCCGGTGGACACTCGCAGCTCCACCGGCAACCTCATCCTCAACATCTTCGCCGGGTTTGCCCAGTTCGAGCGCGAGATGATGCTGGAGCGACAGAAGGAGGGGATCGCCAAGGCCAAGGCTGAGGGGCGCTATACGGGCCGGAAGCCGACAGCCCGCCTCAAGGCCGACGAGGCGCGGCGCCTGCATGCCGAGGGCAAGACGCCCACCGAGATCGCCAAGGCTCTCGGGATCGGCCGTGGCAGCGTCTACAGGGCGATCCAGGCCGATGCGTCCATCGCAGCGATGTGA
- a CDS encoding tyrosine-type recombinase/integrase — protein MRRSDTRNPQFVLRIPKDLKASLVGMTLEVPRGDGFVSIRVSEKTQSIRFSLGTSEPTEAKQRQAVAVAHLERVFSALRSDTLVHLTHKQTLALAGEAYRLLVERHEDNPGPIELWDMAMIVNATALAGQPIGLDWPLRIETKEERQLRALEQRFGAVADQVLGRNGLVVDQKSRAELLFQVGLAYNQATVQLSNNAGGDYSPDPKAERFGPSFKPSEQPSTPSPARASAVPMRRLFEEWWREAKLAGRSVSTKDGYGTALERLITFIGHDDAARVSAEDIVRFKDHMVSTPSPTTGKPLSAKTIKDSYLAGLKSIFGWAVDNLKLTENPAEKVTMKSARKQKVRQPWFTEEEASLILSAALNAKKEPGKPPQRFALSRWVPWLCAYTGARVGEMVQLRKQDVWRDGECWVMTITPEAVTVKSRQMRTVPLHPHLIELGFVEFVQSAPAGFLFMWSGTERASWQYAKRVITDEVRKVVTDPNVQPNHGWRHTFKALGGEVGIEQRTLDAIQGHAPRTEGETYGGVTIKAMSIALGRFPKFSTKEPAVQSN, from the coding sequence GTGCGTCGTAGCGACACCCGCAATCCTCAGTTTGTCCTGCGCATCCCCAAGGACCTCAAGGCCAGCCTCGTGGGAATGACCCTTGAGGTGCCCCGAGGCGACGGCTTCGTCTCAATTAGGGTCAGCGAGAAGACGCAATCCATCCGCTTTTCCTTGGGCACATCGGAACCCACGGAAGCCAAACAGCGGCAGGCTGTCGCTGTGGCGCACCTGGAGCGGGTGTTCAGCGCACTCAGGAGCGACACACTCGTTCACCTGACCCACAAGCAGACCCTCGCACTGGCTGGGGAAGCTTACCGCCTGCTGGTGGAAAGGCATGAGGACAATCCTGGTCCCATCGAGCTGTGGGATATGGCCATGATTGTGAACGCCACGGCGCTGGCTGGTCAGCCCATCGGACTGGACTGGCCTCTCCGCATTGAGACGAAGGAGGAGCGCCAACTGCGCGCCCTGGAGCAACGTTTCGGAGCGGTTGCGGACCAGGTTCTTGGCCGGAACGGCCTCGTCGTCGACCAGAAGAGCCGCGCTGAACTGCTCTTTCAAGTCGGCCTGGCCTACAATCAGGCGACCGTCCAGCTCTCCAACAATGCAGGGGGCGACTACAGCCCCGATCCCAAAGCAGAGAGGTTCGGGCCCTCGTTCAAGCCCTCAGAACAGCCATCCACTCCATCCCCGGCGCGTGCATCGGCGGTGCCCATGCGCCGGCTTTTTGAGGAATGGTGGCGAGAGGCAAAGTTAGCAGGTCGGTCGGTTAGCACCAAGGACGGTTACGGCACCGCGCTGGAGCGCCTCATCACCTTCATTGGGCATGACGACGCGGCCAGGGTGTCCGCCGAGGACATCGTGCGCTTCAAGGATCACATGGTGTCCACGCCGAGCCCGACCACGGGCAAGCCGCTAAGCGCAAAGACCATAAAAGACAGCTACCTCGCGGGCCTCAAGAGCATCTTCGGTTGGGCCGTCGACAACTTGAAGCTAACCGAAAATCCTGCCGAGAAGGTCACCATGAAGTCGGCGCGTAAGCAGAAGGTCCGACAACCGTGGTTCACCGAAGAGGAAGCGAGCTTGATCCTCTCTGCCGCCCTCAACGCCAAGAAGGAGCCAGGAAAGCCACCACAGCGGTTCGCGCTTAGTCGCTGGGTTCCGTGGCTCTGCGCCTATACTGGAGCACGCGTCGGGGAAATGGTTCAGCTGCGTAAGCAGGATGTCTGGCGGGATGGCGAATGCTGGGTCATGACCATCACGCCCGAGGCGGTTACGGTGAAGAGTAGGCAAATGCGAACGGTCCCGCTGCATCCGCACCTTATAGAGCTTGGTTTCGTTGAGTTCGTGCAATCCGCCCCAGCCGGTTTCCTGTTCATGTGGTCGGGCACTGAGCGGGCATCGTGGCAGTATGCAAAGCGGGTCATAACCGATGAGGTGCGGAAGGTCGTAACGGATCCGAATGTGCAGCCAAACCATGGCTGGCGGCATACCTTCAAAGCACTCGGCGGCGAGGTTGGCATTGAGCAGCGGACGCTCGACGCCATTCAGGGCCACGCGCCGAGAACCGAGGGCGAGACCTACGGCGGCGTGACCATCAAAGCCATGTCGATCGCGCTGGGGCGATTTCCCAAGTTCTCCACGAAAGAGCCAGCAGTGCAGTCAAATTGA
- a CDS encoding complex I NDUFA9 subunit family protein, with amino-acid sequence MVDAAKANELPLESEAELARRAAPMDRLVTIYGGSGFVGRHVVRALARQGWRIRVAVRRPDLAGHLQPLGAVGQIMPVQANLRYPASVLRAAEGAEVVINLVGILHESGRQSFEAVQSFGAKQVALAAKEVGARLVHGSAIGADAGSESSYARSKAAGEAAAFEAVPGAVVLRPSIVFGPEDNFFNRFAALSRLAPALPLIDGGHSKFQPVFVGDVAAAFAKAVDEQARAGTVYELGGPEVLTFKQLLEITLKEIGRKRLLLPLPSALASLQARFLELLPNPMLTRDQVKLLGVDNVVSEAAITEGRTLEGLGIAPTALGAVLPGYLWRFRKAGQFTRPEAA; translated from the coding sequence ATGGTCGACGCCGCCAAAGCCAACGAATTGCCGCTGGAGAGCGAGGCCGAGCTGGCGCGCCGCGCCGCGCCGATGGACCGGCTCGTCACCATCTATGGCGGCTCCGGATTCGTCGGGCGCCATGTGGTGCGCGCGCTGGCGCGCCAGGGCTGGCGCATCCGCGTCGCCGTGCGCCGGCCGGACCTTGCCGGCCATCTCCAGCCGCTCGGCGCGGTCGGGCAGATCATGCCGGTGCAGGCCAATCTGCGCTATCCTGCCTCGGTGCTGCGCGCGGCCGAAGGGGCGGAAGTGGTCATCAACCTCGTCGGCATCCTGCATGAGAGCGGCCGGCAGAGCTTCGAGGCGGTGCAGAGCTTCGGCGCCAAGCAGGTGGCGCTGGCGGCCAAGGAAGTCGGCGCCCGGCTGGTGCATGGCTCCGCCATCGGCGCGGATGCCGGCTCCGAATCCAGCTATGCCCGCTCCAAGGCGGCCGGCGAGGCGGCGGCCTTCGAGGCGGTGCCGGGCGCGGTGGTGCTGCGCCCCTCCATCGTGTTCGGCCCCGAGGACAATTTCTTCAACCGCTTCGCCGCGCTGTCGCGTCTGGCGCCGGCGCTGCCGCTGATCGATGGCGGGCACAGCAAGTTCCAGCCGGTCTTCGTCGGTGATGTCGCGGCGGCCTTCGCCAAGGCGGTGGACGAGCAGGCGCGCGCCGGCACGGTCTATGAGCTCGGCGGGCCGGAAGTGCTCACCTTCAAGCAGCTCCTCGAGATCACCCTCAAGGAGATCGGCCGCAAGCGCCTGCTGCTGCCGCTGCCCTCCGCGCTGGCGAGCCTTCAGGCCCGCTTCCTCGAACTGCTGCCCAACCCGATGCTGACCCGCGACCAGGTGAAGCTGCTCGGCGTCGACAATGTGGTGTCGGAAGCGGCGATCACTGAGGGCCGCACCCTCGAGGGTCTCGGCATCGCCCCGACCGCGCTCGGCGCGGTGCTGCCGGGCTATCTCTGGCGCTTCCGCAAGGCCGGCCAGTTCACGCGGCCGGAAGCGGCCTGA
- a CDS encoding undecaprenyl-diphosphate phosphatase has protein sequence MSFGTLFEAFLLGLLEGFTEFLPVSSTGHILLAGHFLGFESQGKVFEVVIQLGAVLAIITVYFQRFLKVLVTLPSSPRSRNFVLGILIAFLPAAVIGVLLHSFIKEVLFETPALICVMLILGGIVLLWVDTLKIKPIHTDAMAFPPLLALKIGFIQCLAMIPGTSRSGSTIVGGLLLGASKPAAAEFSFFLALPTMAGAFAYDLYKNRNLLNADDAVIIGVGFVAAFISAVIVVRGLLAFVSKHGYTPFGWWRIAVGGVGLVALALVG, from the coding sequence ATGTCGTTCGGCACGCTGTTCGAAGCCTTCCTGCTTGGCCTTCTCGAAGGCTTCACCGAATTTCTCCCGGTGTCCTCCACCGGGCACATCCTGCTCGCCGGGCATTTCCTCGGCTTCGAAAGCCAAGGCAAGGTGTTCGAGGTGGTGATCCAGCTTGGCGCGGTGCTCGCCATCATCACCGTCTATTTCCAGCGCTTCCTGAAGGTTCTGGTCACGCTGCCTTCGAGCCCGCGATCGCGCAATTTCGTGCTGGGTATCCTCATCGCTTTCCTGCCGGCGGCGGTGATCGGCGTGCTGCTGCACAGCTTCATCAAGGAAGTGCTGTTCGAGACGCCGGCGCTGATCTGCGTGATGCTGATCCTCGGCGGCATCGTGCTGCTCTGGGTCGACACGCTGAAGATCAAGCCGATCCACACCGACGCCATGGCCTTCCCGCCGCTGCTGGCGCTGAAGATCGGCTTCATCCAGTGCCTCGCCATGATCCCCGGCACCTCGCGCTCGGGCTCCACCATCGTCGGCGGCCTGCTGCTCGGCGCCAGCAAGCCGGCGGCGGCGGAATTCTCCTTCTTCCTCGCTCTACCGACCATGGCCGGCGCCTTCGCCTATGACCTCTACAAGAACCGCAACCTGCTGAACGCCGACGACGCAGTGATCATCGGCGTCGGCTTCGTGGCGGCCTTCATCTCGGCGGTGATCGTGGTGCGCGGCCTGCTCGCCTTCGTCTCCAAGCATGGCTACACGCCGTTCGGCTGGTGGCGAATCGCCGTCGGCGGCGTCGGGCTGGTGGCGCTCGCCCTCGTCGGCTGA
- a CDS encoding SH3 domain-containing protein, translating into MKRVLAGAAFLLLALGGSAFAQQRGFVTTDVNLRAGPSTGYPVVVVLEGGTPLGIYGCLDDYSWCDVDWRGARGWIAARYLEYDYGGRRVEFAPYAPTIGVPIVAFSFGDYWGRYYRGRPWYSSYDRWGPPPPRGGYYGPPPGPGYRPPPPPPVYGGPGYGGPGYGGPGYGGPGYGGPGYGGPGYGGPGYRPPPQGNWNGRPPQGGPPPQQRPPQGGPPPQAQPPQQRPPRAQPQPSAPPPQQQQRPPRNPPQGQQQRQPQGSSPCERNPKLSMCEN; encoded by the coding sequence ATGAAGAGGGTTTTGGCGGGCGCAGCTTTCCTGCTGCTGGCGCTCGGCGGGTCGGCTTTCGCCCAGCAGCGGGGATTCGTCACCACCGACGTTAATCTGCGGGCGGGCCCCAGCACCGGCTATCCGGTAGTGGTGGTGCTGGAGGGCGGCACGCCGCTCGGCATCTATGGCTGTCTCGACGATTACAGCTGGTGCGACGTGGACTGGCGCGGCGCCCGCGGCTGGATCGCGGCGCGCTACCTCGAATATGACTATGGCGGACGCCGGGTGGAGTTCGCGCCCTATGCCCCGACCATCGGCGTGCCCATCGTCGCCTTCAGCTTCGGCGATTATTGGGGCCGCTATTATCGCGGCCGGCCATGGTATTCGAGCTATGACCGCTGGGGCCCGCCCCCGCCGCGCGGCGGCTATTACGGCCCGCCTCCCGGCCCCGGCTATCGCCCGCCGCCGCCGCCGCCGGTCTATGGTGGACCGGGTTACGGCGGTCCCGGCTATGGTGGCCCCGGCTACGGCGGTCCCGGTTATGGCGGGCCTGGCTATGGTGGACCCGGCTATGGCGGGCCGGGCTATCGCCCGCCGCCGCAGGGCAACTGGAACGGGCGTCCGCCGCAGGGTGGTCCTCCGCCGCAGCAGCGTCCGCCTCAGGGTGGCCCGCCGCCGCAGGCGCAGCCGCCCCAGCAGCGCCCGCCGCGCGCCCAGCCGCAGCCTTCCGCGCCGCCGCCGCAACAGCAGCAGCGTCCGCCGCGCAACCCGCCCCAGGGCCAGCAGCAGCGCCAGCCGCAGGGCAGCAGCCCCTGCGAGCGCAACCCGAAGCTGTCCATGTGCGAGAACTGA
- the rpmI gene encoding 50S ribosomal protein L35, which yields MPKMKTKSGAKKRFKLSGTGKVIMAQAGKRHGMIKRTNKQIRDQRGTTVMSERDAFNVRKFYLPNG from the coding sequence ATGCCCAAGATGAAGACCAAGTCCGGAGCGAAGAAGCGCTTCAAGCTCTCCGGAACCGGCAAGGTGATCATGGCCCAGGCGGGCAAGCGCCATGGCATGATCAAGCGCACCAACAAGCAGATCCGCGATCAGCGCGGCACCACGGTCATGTCCGAGCGTGATGCCTTCAATGTTCGCAAGTTCTATCTGCCCAACGGCTGA
- the rplT gene encoding 50S ribosomal protein L20: MARVKRGVTSHAKHKKVLKAAKGYFGRRKNTIRVAKQAVEKAQQYAYRDRKVKKRNFRALWIQRINAATRELGFTYGRFIDGLGKAGIEVDRKVLSDIAIHEPAAFAALVEQAKAALEKQAA; the protein is encoded by the coding sequence ATGGCACGTGTCAAGCGCGGCGTAACTTCCCACGCCAAGCACAAGAAAGTGCTCAAGGCGGCGAAGGGCTATTTCGGCCGCCGCAAGAATACCATCCGCGTCGCGAAGCAGGCGGTCGAGAAGGCGCAGCAGTACGCCTATCGCGACCGCAAGGTGAAGAAGCGCAATTTCCGCGCGCTCTGGATCCAGCGCATCAACGCGGCCACCCGTGAGCTCGGCTTCACCTATGGCCGATTTATCGACGGTCTCGGCAAGGCCGGGATCGAGGTCGACCGCAAGGTGCTCTCGGATATCGCCATCCACGAGCCCGCCGCTTTCGCGGCGCTGGTCGAGCAGGCCAAGGCCGCGCTGGAAAAGCAGGCCGCCTGA
- the pheS gene encoding phenylalanine--tRNA ligase subunit alpha produces MSVATPPDLATLEQELLAAVAAAADEAGLEAVRIAALGKKGSVSELLKSLGGMSPDERKSAGPAINGLRDRLNGALTERRADLKAAALAKRLETERVDVSLPVREASAELGRVHPISQVIDELTAIFADMGFSVAEGPDIEDDFHNFTALNFPEGHPAREMHDTFYLPTKEDGSRLVLRTHTSPVQVRTMLSKKPPIRVICPGRTYRSDSDQTHTPMFHQVEGLVIDKGSNLGHLKWILEEFCKAFFEVGNVKMRFRPSFFPFTEPSMEVDIQCDRSRPGEIRFGEGSDWLEILGCGMVHPNVLRNCGLDPDEYQGFAWGMGIDRIAMLKYGMPDLRAFFEADARWLAHYGFRPLDFPTLAGGLSA; encoded by the coding sequence ATGTCCGTCGCCACGCCTCCCGACCTTGCCACGCTGGAGCAGGAGCTTCTTGCCGCCGTCGCGGCCGCCGCCGACGAGGCGGGGCTGGAGGCGGTGCGCATCGCCGCGCTCGGTAAGAAGGGCTCGGTCTCCGAGCTGCTGAAGAGCCTCGGCGGCATGAGCCCGGACGAGCGCAAGAGCGCCGGCCCGGCGATCAACGGCCTGCGTGACCGGCTGAACGGCGCCCTCACCGAGCGCCGCGCCGACCTCAAGGCCGCCGCGCTGGCCAAGCGGCTGGAGACCGAGCGCGTCGACGTCAGCCTGCCGGTGCGCGAGGCGAGCGCCGAACTCGGCCGCGTCCACCCGATCAGCCAGGTCATCGACGAGCTCACCGCCATCTTCGCCGATATGGGCTTCTCGGTCGCCGAAGGGCCGGACATCGAAGACGACTTCCACAATTTCACCGCGCTGAACTTCCCCGAGGGGCATCCGGCGCGCGAGATGCACGACACCTTCTACCTGCCCACCAAGGAGGACGGCTCGCGCCTCGTGCTGCGCACCCACACCTCCCCGGTGCAGGTCCGCACCATGCTGTCCAAGAAGCCGCCGATCCGCGTCATCTGCCCCGGCCGCACCTACCGCTCGGACAGCGACCAGACCCACACGCCGATGTTCCACCAGGTCGAGGGCCTCGTCATAGACAAGGGCTCCAATCTCGGCCACCTGAAGTGGATCCTCGAGGAGTTCTGCAAGGCGTTCTTCGAGGTGGGCAATGTGAAGATGCGGTTCCGCCCGTCCTTCTTCCCCTTCACCGAGCCGTCCATGGAGGTCGACATCCAGTGCGACCGCTCCCGCCCCGGCGAGATCCGTTTCGGCGAGGGCTCGGACTGGCTGGAGATCCTCGGCTGCGGCATGGTCCACCCGAACGTGCTGCGCAATTGCGGGCTCGACCCGGACGAGTATCAGGGCTTCGCCTGGGGCATGGGCATCGACCGCATCGCCATGCTGAAATATGGCATGCCGGATCTGCGCGCCTTCTTCGAGGCGGATGCGCGCTGGCTCGCCCATTACGGCTTCCGCCCGCTCGACTTCCCGACCCTCGCCGGGGGCCTCAGCGCGTGA
- the pheT gene encoding phenylalanine--tRNA ligase subunit beta, with translation MKFTLSWLREHLSGDYTLEDVTGTLNRIGFEVEGVEDKAAKLKGFSIAYVISAEQHPNADKLRVCMVDTGAGEPVQVVCGAPNARTGLKSVFSPPGTYIPGKDITLGVGTIRGVESRGMLCSAAELQLSEDHDGIIELPADAPVGAVYVDWAGFGDPVIEIAVTPNRADGLGIFGIARDLAAAGLGTLIEAPIAPVAGRFPCPVSVTIAEGAPCPAFALRLIRGVKNGPSPDWLQTKLRAIGLRPINALVDVTNFLTFDRNRPLHVFDAGKVHGNLVVRRAVAGESLLALDGKTYALDETMCVIADDKAVESLAGVMGGEESGCDESTVDVLVESALWEPINIAQTGRKLGLNSDARFRFERGIDPAFTEPGLELATKLILELCGGEPSDIVLAGAIPDTTRIIEFPLSLTEKLTGLVADDAEQVATLTRLGFTVAGTSGTVRVTPPSWRGDIEGKADLVEEVIRIAGLDRVPSLPFPRDETARKPVLTTLQLRTRKAKRALASRGIVEAVTWSFVPKAQAEAFGGGQPELALANPIASDLSDMRPSLLPGLIRSAQANADRGFGDVALFEVGQIFKGDRPQDQFIAATGLRRASAKPLGAGRHWSGKVASVDAFDAKADALALLAACGAPVANLQISTDAPAWFHPGRSGTFRLGPNAIGHFGELHPSVLEALDADGPLVAFELLIDRIPEPKAKATRVKPLLDLAAFQPVERDFAFVVARSVAAGDIVKAAAGVDRKLITAVAVFDVYEGPGVDADKKSVALSVTLQPREKTLTDAEIEAVATRIVADVAKKTGATLRG, from the coding sequence ATGAAATTCACCCTCTCCTGGCTGCGTGAGCACCTGTCCGGCGACTACACGCTTGAGGATGTCACCGGCACGCTGAACCGCATCGGCTTCGAGGTCGAGGGCGTCGAGGACAAGGCCGCGAAGCTCAAGGGCTTCTCCATCGCCTATGTGATCTCCGCCGAACAGCACCCCAACGCCGACAAGCTGCGCGTCTGCATGGTCGATACCGGCGCGGGCGAGCCGGTGCAGGTGGTGTGCGGCGCGCCGAACGCGCGCACGGGGCTCAAAAGCGTGTTCTCCCCGCCCGGCACCTATATTCCCGGCAAGGACATCACGCTCGGCGTCGGCACCATTCGCGGCGTCGAGAGCCGGGGCATGCTGTGCTCGGCCGCCGAGCTTCAGCTCTCCGAAGACCATGACGGCATCATTGAGCTGCCGGCCGACGCGCCTGTGGGCGCTGTTTATGTCGACTGGGCGGGCTTCGGCGATCCGGTGATCGAGATCGCGGTGACGCCGAACCGGGCCGACGGCCTCGGCATTTTCGGCATCGCCCGTGACCTCGCCGCCGCCGGCCTCGGCACGCTGATCGAGGCGCCCATCGCGCCCGTGGCGGGCCGCTTCCCGTGCCCGGTGTCGGTGACGATTGCCGAGGGCGCCCCGTGCCCGGCCTTCGCCCTGCGGCTCATTCGCGGCGTGAAGAATGGCCCCTCGCCGGACTGGCTGCAGACGAAGCTGCGCGCCATTGGCCTGCGCCCCATCAACGCGCTGGTCGACGTCACCAACTTCCTCACCTTCGATCGCAACCGGCCGCTGCACGTCTTCGATGCCGGCAAGGTCCACGGCAATCTCGTTGTGCGCCGCGCGGTGGCGGGCGAGAGCCTGCTGGCGCTCGACGGCAAGACCTATGCGCTCGACGAGACCATGTGCGTCATCGCCGATGACAAGGCGGTGGAATCGCTCGCCGGCGTCATGGGCGGCGAGGAATCCGGCTGCGATGAATCTACCGTCGATGTGCTCGTCGAATCCGCGCTGTGGGAGCCGATCAACATCGCCCAGACCGGCCGCAAGCTTGGGCTGAACTCGGATGCGCGCTTCCGCTTCGAGCGCGGCATCGATCCGGCCTTCACCGAGCCGGGGCTGGAACTGGCAACCAAGCTCATCCTTGAGCTGTGCGGCGGCGAACCCTCCGACATCGTGCTGGCCGGCGCCATTCCCGACACCACGCGGATCATCGAGTTCCCGCTCAGCCTCACCGAGAAGCTCACCGGCCTGGTGGCGGATGATGCCGAGCAGGTGGCGACGCTGACCCGCCTCGGCTTTACGGTTGCAGGCACCAGCGGCACGGTGCGCGTGACGCCGCCGAGCTGGCGCGGCGACATCGAGGGCAAGGCCGATCTCGTGGAAGAGGTGATCCGCATCGCCGGCCTCGACCGCGTGCCCTCGCTGCCCTTCCCGCGCGACGAGACCGCCCGCAAGCCGGTGCTGACCACCCTGCAGCTGCGCACCCGAAAGGCCAAGCGCGCTTTGGCGAGCCGTGGCATCGTCGAGGCCGTCACCTGGTCCTTCGTGCCGAAGGCGCAGGCGGAAGCGTTCGGCGGCGGCCAGCCTGAGCTCGCGCTCGCCAACCCCATCGCCTCCGACCTTTCCGACATGCGCCCGAGCCTGCTGCCGGGGCTGATCCGTTCGGCGCAGGCCAATGCCGATCGCGGCTTTGGCGACGTCGCGCTGTTCGAGGTCGGGCAGATCTTCAAGGGCGACCGTCCGCAGGACCAGTTCATCGCCGCGACCGGCCTGCGCCGCGCCTCCGCCAAGCCTTTGGGCGCCGGGCGGCACTGGTCGGGCAAGGTGGCGAGCGTCGATGCCTTCGATGCGAAAGCCGACGCGCTGGCCCTGCTCGCCGCCTGCGGCGCGCCGGTGGCGAACCTGCAGATCTCGACCGATGCCCCGGCCTGGTTCCATCCGGGCCGTTCCGGCACGTTCCGCCTTGGCCCGAACGCCATCGGCCATTTCGGCGAGCTGCACCCCTCGGTGCTGGAGGCGCTGGATGCCGATGGGCCGCTGGTCGCCTTCGAGCTGCTGATCGACCGCATCCCCGAGCCCAAGGCCAAGGCGACGCGGGTGAAGCCGCTGCTCGACCTTGCCGCCTTCCAGCCGGTGGAACGCGATTTCGCCTTCGTCGTCGCGCGCAGCGTGGCGGCGGGCGACATCGTCAAGGCGGCGGCCGGCGTCGACCGCAAGCTCATCACGGCGGTGGCTGTGTTCGACGTCTATGAGGGGCCGGGTGTTGACGCCGACAAGAAGTCGGTGGCGCTCTCCGTCACGCTCCAGCCGCGCGAGAAGACGCTGACCGACGCGGAGATCGAGGCGGTCGCGACCCGCATCGTCGCCGATGTCGCCAAGAAGACCGGCGCCACGCTGCGCGGGTGA
- a CDS encoding FAD-dependent oxidoreductase gives MTFAPSRGLSRRRLLATGAALLAAPALGPALAQGVSDADVVIIGGGAAGIAAARKVAQAGRSHLLLEAGAALGGRARTETAFGLPVDLGAGSFGRDPEGLSAAARGSDLPLTTLAGERLFVEGHDARESAYDAFAAALGRDRREIVTAADAGRDVAVARVLPPPGPWSASAGACLGPLGLGKELDALSTLDLALRAVVPDDLSSPIGVGALLEGLGARLNRQTHAPVNLITNNGRFHTVSVTGQRATIRARAIVLAVPAPVIAAGAIRFNPVLPPRLLAAFRAFPGGALEQVAFLLPGNPLGLQPDERVLATRPDALAPTARLRGRVNGTDLHVLTFGGAPARQIAEKGEAAALTLARDFLARSFGGGAGAAITEVAASRWTSDPLIRGAIASAMPGQGGLRRLFTEPVQNRIFLAGEYAALEDWGTLAGAWASGEIAAAKALRVLGDGPA, from the coding sequence ATGACGTTCGCTCCCTCGCGCGGCCTCTCCCGCCGCCGGCTGCTTGCCACAGGCGCGGCGCTGCTCGCCGCCCCGGCGCTGGGCCCGGCCCTTGCGCAAGGGGTGAGCGACGCGGATGTCGTCATCATCGGCGGCGGCGCGGCCGGTATCGCGGCGGCACGCAAGGTCGCGCAGGCCGGGCGCAGCCATCTGCTGCTGGAGGCCGGCGCGGCGCTCGGCGGGCGGGCGCGCACCGAGACCGCCTTCGGCTTGCCGGTCGATCTCGGCGCGGGAAGCTTCGGGCGCGACCCGGAAGGCCTTTCCGCCGCCGCGCGGGGAAGCGACCTGCCGCTCACCACGCTCGCCGGCGAAAGGCTGTTCGTCGAGGGGCATGACGCGCGCGAGAGCGCCTATGACGCCTTCGCCGCCGCGCTGGGCCGCGACCGGCGGGAAATCGTCACCGCGGCGGATGCCGGGCGCGATGTCGCCGTCGCCCGCGTGCTGCCCCCGCCCGGCCCGTGGTCGGCAAGCGCGGGCGCGTGCCTCGGCCCGCTCGGCCTCGGCAAGGAGCTCGACGCGCTCTCAACCCTCGACCTCGCGCTGCGGGCCGTGGTGCCGGATGATCTCTCCAGCCCCATCGGTGTCGGCGCGCTGCTGGAAGGGCTGGGCGCCCGGCTCAACCGGCAGACCCATGCGCCGGTGAACCTCATCACCAATAATGGGCGGTTCCATACGGTGAGCGTCACCGGCCAGCGCGCGACCATCCGCGCCCGCGCCATCGTGCTCGCCGTGCCCGCGCCGGTGATCGCCGCTGGCGCCATCCGCTTCAACCCGGTGTTGCCGCCGCGCCTTCTCGCCGCCTTCCGCGCCTTTCCGGGCGGGGCGCTGGAGCAGGTCGCCTTCCTGCTGCCGGGCAACCCGCTCGGCCTGCAGCCGGACGAGCGTGTGCTCGCCACCCGGCCGGACGCGCTCGCCCCCACCGCGCGCCTGCGCGGGCGGGTCAACGGCACGGACCTGCATGTGCTGACCTTTGGCGGCGCGCCGGCCCGGCAGATCGCCGAGAAGGGCGAGGCAGCGGCGCTGACGCTGGCCCGCGATTTCCTTGCTCGCAGCTTTGGCGGCGGGGCGGGCGCGGCGATTACCGAGGTCGCGGCCTCGCGCTGGACCAGCGACCCGCTGATCCGCGGCGCCATCGCGAGCGCCATGCCAGGTCAGGGGGGCTTGCGGCGGCTTTTCACCGAGCCGGTGCAGAACCGCATTTTTCTGGCGGGCGAGTATGCCGCGCTGGAAGACTGGGGCACGCTGGCGGGCGCTTGGGCGTCCGGCGAGATCGCCGCCGCCAAGGCGCTGCGCGTGCTCGGCGACGGGCCGGCGTAA